A window from Balearica regulorum gibbericeps isolate bBalReg1 chromosome 1, bBalReg1.pri, whole genome shotgun sequence encodes these proteins:
- the RGPD4 gene encoding ranBP2-like and GRIP domain-containing protein 4 isoform X1, protein MMRRTKPEVERYVASVQAAAPSPREKSMKGFLFAKLYFEIKEYELAKRYISTYLNVQERDPKAHRFLGQIYEAEDNIEKAFGCYKRSVELNPTQKDLVLKIAELLCNNDITDGRAKYWVERAAKLFPGSPAVYRLKEQLLDCKGEDGWNQLFDLIQAELYARPDDVYINIRLVALYRSNNRLRDAVLHCQEAEKKIPLQSSLEWCSCVVETFEEYLESLQDLESDKNNWRAIKKDHLLAYSSFVKMTLSSRDVQECREALESFDRVLQSVKPYVSGADELSRTYVEMKGQLYMHAGTLLLKMAQHNEAQWRAVCELAALCYLISFQVPKPKSKLIKGDQTGQDVLEMLACDRKSQSGHMLLNLSHGKQDFFKEIVESFANKSGSFTLFDSLFESGASRERSFIGTDDIGNVSTQAPVQLELNKYDIGAVRMHNGSLQHLVWLGLQWNSMSVLPPMRKWLKQLFHLPQETSRLETDAPESICLLDLEVFLLGVVFTSNLQLQEKFNSYYGAHQPQFLPLPVCKQLYTEKQRCWWDAVRTLIQRKTIPGTAAKLRLIVQHGISTLRTLEKHGLQPALIIHWAKSLQKTGTSLNSFYDQKEYIGRSVYYWKKVLPMLENIKKKRNIPEPTDPLFRHFHSVDIQVFQVAGYEEEARIAFAMLDAVDGKTDDALLAFEAIKNVVSYWNLAVIFQRKAEEIENDAMLPEEQEEHKTYLLKSKYYLMKIIEESSSDMSVSEKLPVSIETVREMLDTVIQELGENGEEGSPAFRNGLSRAVDSEVKHSTPSPPKFSLSPTKSYKFSPKTPPQWAEDHRSILQMICQQVEALKNEMQEMKLNSSNSNASSHRWPTESYGTNTMSEGYQRAQNLHEAPLTVATTGPSVYYSQSPAYNSQYLLRTAATNVTPTKAPLYGMNRLTPQQHIYAYQQPMHTPPLQNTSACMFSQEIYSTSLRFDSPATRLISPHRGDDYCNYSVPQASTNPPLPGPGYFVAESKAIESSKSKFGQSGTAEGSKTSLPTPAQSSQPTPFKFNTNFKSNDGDFTFSSLQVATQPANAAFNSSESLLGLLTSDKSLQDDRYVEQRTVNDHTNSQKNVLNFSNKHLPGISFRETMEQNAHKNLGFEKSDMFSVQEPSKSGFMTSNSDLANKSHETEGGSTHGGDEDDDGPHFDPVVPLPDKIEVKTGEEDEEEFFCNRAKLFRFDVESKEWKERGIGNVKILKHKVSGKFRLLMRRDQVLKICANHYINTDMKLTPNAGSDRSFVWHALDYADELPKPEQLAIRFKTPEEAMLFKSKFEECQNILKTLGSNVDTSVTQNSGTARETTNQDIKEPSRSGSGTLNFGFQFPKDGVSSEPDSKGSLPAQSTASEPTSFSFGKQAPQTYSSDGFGQHLLKKDKWECKVCLVPNEATAKNCVSCQSPNPDMWETHGTPLTESAASCKASGNTVQDDFGSAFAKKEGQWDCSVCLVRNEPTASKCGACQQPNKTNTEVSGQQTSLKTGQAIAPKASQNDLGTAFSKKEGQWDCSVHLIQNEAKDANCRSCQNPSSQSQPSVPVPTVQASPAPRFGSTADANKPQKNGFEGLFTKKEGQWDCNTCFVRNEGSSPACVACQTPNPSSKAAGDASSTPAFGLKSQLSERDGGQLRTGFKCEFGHGEQGKTRSFTFQIPFDTEAKPAKEGFSFSMPVPPDGFKFGIQESSKNTTKKDEPSKECTTGFLKSIDEKDKKELPSDSGITFQFQETANKEKGDFVFGQNSSTFTFAELAKNAQRESFQFGKKDPNFKGFSDADKKLFSSQASKMDHKANTSADLGEKDDDVYKTEDSDDIHFEPIVQMPEKVEPFTGEEDEKVLYSQRVKLFRFDPETSQWKERGVGNLKILKNEVNGKVRILMRREQILKVCANHYITTTMNLKPLSGSDKAWMWVASDFSDDKAKLEQLAAKFKTPEQAEEFKQKFEECQRLLLDIPLQTPHKLVDTGRTAQLIQKAEEMKCGLKDLKTFLTDDKTKLSEEENVNSVCASSTSDLVIKPHAESTGPTLEWDNYDLREEALDDSVSSSVYASPLASSPVRKNLFRFGESTTGFSFSFKSALSPSKSPSKQNQSRTSVGTDEDSDITQEEERDGQYFEPVVPLPDLVEVTSGEENEQVVFSHRAKLYRYDKDANQWKERGIGDIKILQNYDNKQVRIVMRRDQVLKLCANHRITPDMNIQQMKGSDRAWVWTACDFADGERKVELLAVRFKLQDVADSFKQIFDEAKRAQERDTLITPLSSRANTPKESPCGKNAVAVLEETTRERTDLSHGDDTSDVTVEVTEVSNTSETPTKTVVSPPKFVFGSESVKSIFSNGKSKTFTFGNTSATSSLFGFSFNPPRKSEDHIPMSRNTVQKDLEVSEPPKSSSAPQKPLDSKVDNLPTSTQDGPSNFSFRILEKGFNFSLFKSNPMAFWTSTSSLQPDSKAEKTTSEDLQSDDVIIVYELTPTPEQRALAGFLKLPSTFFCYKNKPGYVSDEDDDEDYETAVKKLNGRLYPSDSEEKKKLQDPVKVGTIGKSECNNERECVTAWEKKTTPEKAKAEIPQVPPTSVCGGSGDTEDDSPEDLQTEVKIQETKENEVTSSTDLVCTSKEEVPTPSTSEATVFVQSATENEEPDSTTETVRVSQPLSGTDDKPVDLSTKKSDLDCTESTQENRIISFGFGNTAGLSFADLASKNSGDFAFGSKDKNFKWANTGAAVFGETARKADEDEGGSDDEVVHNDDIHFEPIVSLPEVEVKSGEEDEEILFKERAKLYRWDRGATQWKERGVGEIKILFHTQKKYYRVLMRRDQVLKVCANHVITKEMNLVPSDASNNALIWTATDYADGEVKVEQLAVRFKSQELANSFKKRFEECQLSLSELQKGHLSLAAGLSKDTNPIVYFEVSADDEPLGHITMELFSNIVPRTAENFRALCTGEKGFGFKNSSFHRIVTDFVCQGGDITNHDGTGGRSIYGTAFEDENFEVKHTGPGLLSMANKGRDTNNSQFFITLKKAEHLDFKHVVFGFVKDGMDVVKKIESFGSPKGLVNGRIVITDCGQI, encoded by the exons TTTTGATCGTGTGCTTCAGTCAGTGAAACCATATGTGAGTGGGGCTGATGAGTTGTCTCGTACCTACGTGGAAATGAAAGGACAGCTGTATATGCATGCTGGAACTTTGCTACTGAAAATGGCCCAACACAATGAGGCACAGTGGAGAGCTGTGTGTGAACTAGCAGCATTGTGTTATCTGATAAGTTTCCAG GTTCCTAAACCAAAGTCAAAACTAATAAAGGGGGATCAAACTGGACAAGATGTGCTAGAAATGTTGGCCTGTGATCGGAAAAGCCAGTCTG gtCATATGTTGCTGAACTTAAGCCACGGCAAGCAAGACTTCTTTAAAGAGATTGTGGAATCTTTTGCAAACAAGAGTGGTTCATTTACATTGTTTGATAGCCTGTTTGAGAGTGGAGCTTCTAGAGAGAGATCTTTTATTGGCACGGATGATATTGGAAATGTCAGTACACAAGCACCAGTGCAATTGGAACTTAATAAATATGACATTG GTGCTGTTCGAATGCACAATGGCAGTCTCCAGCACCTTGTGTGGCTTGGCTTGCAGTGGAACTCCATGTCAGTCTTACCCCCAATGCGGAAATGGctaaaacagctttttcactTGCCCCAAGAAACATCAAGACTTGAGACAGATGCTCCTGAATCCATTTGCCTATTGGACCTTGAA GTGTTTCTACTTGGGGTGGTATTCACTAGCAACTTACAATTGCAAGAGAAGTTTAATTCTTACTATGGCGCACATCAGCCTCAATTCTTACCCTTGCCAGTGTGCAAACAGCTCTATACCGAAAAGCAAAGATGCTGGTGGGATGCCGTTCGTACTCttattcagagaaaaacaat accaggaacagcagcaaaactgagGCTTATTGTACAGCATGGAATAAGTACTCTGCGAACACTGGAGAAGCATGGCCTTCAACCTGCCTTAATTATACACTGGGCAAAAAGCCTGCAAAAAACA GGCACTAGCCTTaactccttctatgaccagAAGGAATACATTGGACGAAGTGTCTATTACTGGAAGAAAGTTTTGCCTATGCTGGAAAATATCAAAAAGAAGAGGAATATTCCTGAACCTACTGATCCTCTCTTCAGACACTTCCATAGTGTAGACATTCAG GTCTTTCAGGTTGCAGGATATGAAGAAGAGGCGCGTATAGCATTTGCAATGTTGGATGCAGTTGATGGCAAAACTGATGATGCTTTGTTAGCATTTGAAGCTATTAAGAATGTGGTTTCATACTGGAATCTTGCTGTG ATCTtccaaagaaaggcagaagagatcGAAAATGATGCCATGCTGccagaagaacaagaagaacaCAAAACCTATCTTCTTAAAAGCAAGTATTATCTAATGAAGATCATTGAGGAAAGCTCCTCGGATATGTCAGTAAGTGAGAAA CTGCCGGTGTCTATTGAAACTGTGAGGGAAATGCTAGATACAGTGATCCAGGAACTTGGCGAGAATGGTGAAGAGGGAAGTCCTGCCTTCAGGAATGGTCTATCACGAGCTGTAGATTCAGAGGTGAAACATTCCACTCCGTCACCACCCAAGTTCTCTCTTTCACCAACTAAGAGCTACAAG ttttctccTAAAACTCCACCTCAGTGGGCAGAAGATCACAGATCTATACTTCAAATGATCTGTCAGCAAGTGGAAGCTTTAAAG aatgaaatgcaagaaatgaAACTTAATAGTTCCAACTCAAATGCATCATCTCATCGATGGCCTACTGAAAGCTATGGAACAAATACAATGTCAGAAGGTTATCAGAGAGCACAAAATCTTCATGAAGCTCCGTTAACAG TTGCTACCACTGGCCCGTCTGTTTACTACAGCCAGTCACCTGCCTATAACTCTCAGTATCTTCTCAGAACTGCTGCAACCAATGTAACACCAACGAAG gCTCCTCTCTATGGCATGAACAGACTTACACCTCAGCAACATATATATGCTTATCAACAACCAATGCATACACCACCTCTGCAAAACACTTCCGCTTGTATGTTTTCCCAAGAAATATATAGCACATCTCTGCGTTTTGATTCTCCTGCTACTAGACTCATTTCTCCTCATAGGGGTGATGATTACTGCAATTACAGTGTTCCGCAGGCAAGCACAAATCCACCATTGCCTGGACCAGGCTATTTCGTAGCAGAATCAAAAGCAATAGAATCTTCGAAATCTAAATTCGGACAGTCAGGAACAGCAGAAGGATCAAAAACATCTCTGCCAACACCAGCACAGTCAAGTCAGCCAACACCTTTTAAATTCAACACTAACTTCAAGTCTAATGATGGAGACttcaccttttcttctcttcaagtTGCAACACAGCCGGCTAATGCAGCTTTTAATAGTAGCGAAAGCCTCTTGGGTCTTCTGACATCTGATAAATCTTTACAGGATGATAGATATGTGGAACAAAGAACAGTTAATGATCACACAAATAGTCaaaaaaatgtcttaaattttAGCAATAAACATCTTCCAGGCATCTCTTTTAGAGAAACCATGGAACAAAATGCACACAAAAACCTGGGTTTTGAGAAAAGCGATATGTTTAGTGTCCAAGAACCAAGCAAGTCTGGTTTTATGACTTCAAATTCGGATTTGGCCAATAAAAGTCATGAAACAGAGGGAGGAAGCACCCATGGTGGAGATGAGGATGATGATGGTCCTCATTTTGATCCTGTGGTGCCGCTCCCTGACAAGATTGAAGTAAAGACTGgtgaggaagatgaggaagaatTCTTCTGCAACAGAGCCAAGCTCTTTCGTTTTGATGTAGAATCtaaagaatggaaagaaaggggtattggaaatgtgaaaatactgaaacataAAGTATCTGGCAAATTTCGTCTTTTAATGAGACGGGACCAAGTGCTGAAAATCTGTGCAAATCACTACATAAATACTGATATGAAATTAACTCCAAATGCTGGATCAGATAGGTCATTTGTATGGCATGCTTTAGATTATGCAGATGAGttgccaaaaccagaacagcttGCAATTAGATTTAAAACACCTGAGGAAGCAAtgcttttcaaaagtaaatttgAGGAGtgtcagaatattttgaaaaccttGGGATCAAATGTTGACACATCCGTGACTCAGAATAGTGGGACTGCAAGAGAAACAACAAATCAGGACATCAAGGAGCCTAGCAGATCCGGTTCTGGGACCCTGAACTTTGGATTTCAGTTTCCAAAAGATGGGGTGAGCAGTGAACCTGATAGTAAAGGCAGCCTTCCAGCTCAATCAACTGCATCTGAGCCTAcatctttttcatttggaaagcaaGCCCCGCAAACCTATTCTTCTGATGGGTTTGGGCAGCATCTCTTGAAGAAGGATAAATGGGAGTGTAAAGTATGTTTAGTTCCAAATGAAGCAACTGCAAAGAATTGTGTATCGTGTCAAAGTCCAAATCCAGATATGTGGGAAACACATGGCACCCCATTAACTGAGTCTGCTGCAAGTTGCAAAGCCAGTGGTAACACTGTGCAGGACGACTTTGGATCTGCTTTTGCTAAAAAGGAAGGTCAATGGGACTGCAGCGTCTGTTTAGTAAGAAACGAACCCACTGCCTCCAAGTGTGGTGCCTGCcagcaaccaaacaaaactaatACAGAGGTATCTGGTCAACAAACTTCTTTGAAAACTGGCCAAGCAATTGCTCCAAAGGCTAGTCAAAATGACTTGGGAactgctttttctaaaaaagaaggTCAGTGGGACTGCTCTGTACACCTAAtccaaaatgaagcaaaagatGCGAACTGTCGTTCTTGTCAGAATCCTAGCTCGCAAAGTCAACCAAGTGTGCCTGTACCTACTGTTCAGGCATCCCCTGCTCCCAGGTTTGGTTCCACTGCTGATGCAAATAAGCCACAGAAAAATGGATTTGAAGGGCTTTTTACTAAAAAGGAAGGGCAGTGGGATTGTAATACTTGTTTTGTGAGGAATGAAGGTTCTTCACCAGCCTGTGTAGCCTGCCAAACACCAAATCCATCTAGTAAGGCTGCTGGTGATGCTTCATCAACTCCTGCTTTTGGCTTGAAAAGTCAGTTATCTGAACGTGATGGAGGACAGTTGAGAACAGGCTTTAAGTGTGAGTTTGGTCATGGTGAGCAAGGCAAGACACGgtcatttacatttcagattcCTTTTGATACTGAAGCTAAGCCTGCAAAGGAAGGATTTAGCTTTTCAATGCCAGTGCCTCCAGATGGATTTAAATTTGGGATACAGGAGTCTAGTAAAAATACCACAAAGAAAGATGAGCCATCCAAAGAGTGTACAACTGGCTTCTTAAAAAGCATTgatgaaaaggacaaaaaggaaCTTCCTTCAGATAGTGGAATTACATTCCAATTTcaagaaacagcaaacaagGAGAAAGGTGACTTTGTTTTTGGACAAAATAGCAGCACTTTTACTTTTGCCGAGCTTGCAAAAAATGCTCAGAGGGAAAGCTTTCAGTTTGGCAAAAAAGACCCTAACTTCAAAGGCTTTTCAGATGCagataaaaagctgttttcttcgCAGGCTTCTAAAATGGATCACAAAGCAAACACTTCTGCTGACCTTGGTGAGAAGGATGATGATGTGTATAAGACAGAGGATAGTGATGATATCCATTTTGAACCTATAGTTCAGATGCCTGAAAAAGTAGAACCATTTACAGGAGAGGAAGATGAGAAAGTGTTATACTCCCAAAGAGTAAAGCTGTTCAGGTTTGATCCAGAAACAAGCCAGTGGAAAGAACGTGGAGTGGGCAACCTGAAGattcttaaaaatgaagttaatggCAAAGTAAGAATATTAATGCGGCGTGAGCAGATACTGAAGGTGTGTGCAAATCACTATATAACAACAACGATGAACTTGAAACCACTGTCTGGCTCAGACAAAGCATGGATGTGGGTGGCCAGTGACTTCTCTGATGATAAGGCAAAGTTGGAACAACTGGCAGCAAAATTCAAGACACCAGAGCAGGCTGAGGAGTTCAAGCAGAAGTTTGAAGAATGTCAGAGACTACTACTAGATATACCACTGCAGACACCTCATAAGCTTGTTGATACCGGTAGGACAGCTCAACTtatacagaaagcagaagaaatgaagtgtGGCTTAAAAGatctcaaaacatttctgacagATGACAAAACTAAACTCTCAGAAGAGGAAAACGTAAACTCTGTTTGTGCCAGCAGTACTTCTGATCTGGTTATAAAGCCACATGCGGAAAGTACTGGGCCTACTCTGGAGTGGGATAACTATGACTTGCGTGAAGAAGCATTGGATGATAGTGTAAGTAGTTCTGTGTATGCATCACCTCTTGCAAGTAGTCCTGtaagaaaaaatctgtttagGTTTGGAGAGTCTACCACGGGCTTTAGTTTCAGCTTTAAATCTGCCTTGAGCCCATCCAAATCTCCTTCCAAACAGAACCAGAGTAGAACATCAGTAGGCACAGATGAAGACTCTGACATTActcaggaagaagagagagatggGCAGTACTTTGAACCTGTGGTGCCTCTGCCTGACCTTGTGGAAGTGACCAGTGGTGAGGAAAACGAGCAAGTTGTCTTCAGTCACAGAGCTAAGCTCTACAGATATGACAAAGATGCTAATCAGTGGAAGGAGAGAGGTATTGGGGATATAAAGATACTACAGAACTACGACAACAAACAAGTGCGTATAGTAATGAGAAGGGATCAGGTACTAAAACTCTGTGCCAATCATAGAATAACACCAGATATGAATATACAACAAATGAAAGGATCCGATAGAGCGTGGGTATGGACTGCATGTGACTTTGCAGATGGCGAAAGGAAAGTAGAACTTCTAGCTGTGCGATTCAAGCTGCAGGATGTTGCGGACTCATTTAAGCAGATTTTTGATGAAGCAAAGCGTGCTCAAGAGAGAGACACACTGATAACACCTCTTTCTTCTCGGGCTAATACGCCGAAGGAATCTCCATGTGGTAAAAATGCAGTAGCTGTACTAGAAGAAACTACCAGAGAAAGAACTGACCTCAGCCATGGTGATGATACTTCTGATGTAACTGTAGAAGTCACAGAGGTGTCAAACACTTCTGAAACGCCAACAAAAACAGTGGTTTCTCCTCCAAAGTTTGTATTTGGATCTGAATCTGTTAAGAGCATTTTCAGCAATGGAAAGTCAAAGACATTCACATTTGGAAATACTTCAGCCACTAGTTCTCTCTTTGGCTTCAGCTTTAATCCTCCAAGAAAGAGTGAAGACCATATTCCAATGTCTCGGAACACAGTACAGAAAGATCTGGAAGTCTCTGAACCACCAAAAAGCTCTAGTGCTCCTCAGAAGCCTCTAGACAGCAAAGTAGACAACTTGCCTACTTCAACACAAGATGGACCCTCTAACTTCTCATTTAGAATTCTGGAAAAAG gatttAATTTTAGCCTTTTTAAATCTAATCCAATGGCCTTTTGGACAAGCACATCTTCCTTGCAACCTGATAGTAAAG CTGAGAAGACGACGTCAGAAGATCTTCAATCTGATGATGTTATAATAGTTTATGAGTTAACACCTACCCCTGAACAGAGAGCTCTCGCTGGATTTCTCAAGCTACcttcaacatttttctgttacaagAATAAGCCTGGATATGTGAGTGACGAGGATGATG ATGAAGACTATGAAACAGCTGTTAAGAAACTTAATGGAAGACTGTATCCCAGtgattcagaagagaaaaagaaattgcaagaTCCTGTAAAAG taggCACTATAGGAAAAAGTGAATGCAACAATGAAAGAGAATGTGTTACtgcttgggaaaagaaaacaactccTGAGAAGGCTAAAGCAGAAATTCCGCAGGTTCCTCCTACATCTGTCTGTGGCGGCAGCGGTGATACTGAGGATGACAGTCCAGAAGACCTTCAGACAGAAGTTAAAATTCAAGAAACTAAA GAGAATGAGGTTACAAGCTCTACTGACTTAGTCTGTACCAGTAAGGAAGAAGTACCTACTCCATCAACCAGTGAGGCGACAGTATTTGTCCAGTCAGCTACCGAAAATGAAGAACCAGATTCCACTACGGAAACTGTGCGTGTATCTCAGCCTTTATCAGGAACTGATGACAAACCTGTAGACTTGTCAACTAAGAAAAGTGATTTGGACTGTACAGAATCAACACAAG AAAACAGAATCATCTCCTTTGGTTTCGGCAATACTGCAGGCTTGTCATTTGCAGATCTGGCTTCCAAAAACTCTGGAGACTTTGCTTTTGGCTCAAAAG ATAAAAACTTCAAATGGGCAAATACTGGAGCAGCTGTGTTTGGAGAGACAGCCCGTAAAGCAGATGAAGATGAAGGTGGTAGTGATGATGAGGTGGTACATAATGATGATATCCACTTTGAGCCAATTGTGTCCTTACCAGAG GTGGAAGTAAAATCTGgagaagaagatgaagaaattcTCTTCAAAGAGAGGGCAAAACTTTACAGATGGGACAGAGGTGCTACTCAGTGGAAGGAGCGTGGTGTTGGAGAGATAAAGATCCTCTTCCATACACAGAAGAAATACTATAGAGTCCTCATGAGAAGGGACCAAGTTCTGAAAGTCTGTGCAAACCATGTCATCACCAAAGAAATGAACTTAGTGCCCTCTGATGCATCAAACAATGCTTTAATTTGGACAGCCACAGATTATGCTG atggTGAAGTAAAAGTAGAACAACTTGCAGTCAGATTTAAAAGCCAAGAATTGGCTAATTCTTTCAAGAAGAGGTTTGAAGAATGCCAGCTAAGCCTGTCAGAACTACAGAAGGGACACTTATCTCTGGCAGCAGGACTGTCAAAGGACACCAACCCCATTGTGTATTTTGAGGTTTCTGCTGATGACGAACCTCTAGGACACATAACCATGGAGCTGTTTTCAAATATTGTCCCTCGAACTGCTGAAAATTTCAGGGCCCTGTgcacaggagagaaaggatTTGGATTCAAGAACTCCAGCTTTCACAGAATAGTCACTGACTTTGTGTGTCAG ggaggtGATATAACTAACCATGATGGAACAGGTGGACGGTCAATTTATGGAACAGCATTTGAAGATGAGAATTTTGAAGTGAAACACACTGGTCCTGGATTGTTGTCAATGGCAAATAAGGGCAGGGATACGAATAATTCTCAGTTCTTCATAACACTTAAAAAGGCAGAACACCTGGACTTCAAGCATGTGGTATTTGGGTTTGTAAAAGATGGAATGGATGTTGTGAAAAAGATTGAATCCTTTGGTTCTCCTAAAGGGCTAGTAAATGGAAGAATTGTCATTACAGACTGTGGGCAAATATAG